Proteins encoded together in one Nyctibius grandis isolate bNycGra1 chromosome 1, bNycGra1.pri, whole genome shotgun sequence window:
- the GGPS1 gene encoding geranylgeranyl pyrophosphate synthase isoform X1: MDGMDETSKRILEPYQYLLQLPGKQVRTKLSQAFNHWLNVPEDKIQVIIEVTEMLHNASLLVDDIEDNSKLRRGFPVAHSIYGIPSVINCANYVYFLGLEKVLTLDHPDAVKVFTRQLLELHKGQGLDIYWRDTYTCPTEAEYKAMVLQKTGGLFGLAVGLMQLFSNYKKDLKPLLNTLGLFFQIRDDYANLHSKEYSENKSFCEDLTEGKFSFPTIHAIWSRPESTQVQNILRQRTENIDIKKYCVHYLENVGSFEYTRNTLKELESEAYKQIESLGGNPELVALVQQLSKMFKETEN, encoded by the exons GTAAGCAAGTAAGAACCAAACTGTCACAGGCCTTTAATCACTGGCTGAATGTTCCAGAAGATAAAATACAG GTTATCATTGAAGTGACAGAGATGTTGCACAATGCAAGCCTACTTGTGGATGATATTGAAGATAACTCAAAGCTACGACGGGGCTTTCCAGTGGCACACAGTATCTATGGAATTCCGTCTGTAATCAACTGTGCTAATTATGTGTATTTCCTTGGCTTAGAGAAGGTTTTAACCCTTGATCATCCAGATGCTGTTAAAGTTTTTACACGTCAACTTCTGGAACTCCATAAAGGTCAAGGCTTGGATATTTACTGGAGGGATACTTATACCTGCCCTACAGAAGCTGAATATAAAGCTATGGTACTGCAAAAGACAGGTGGTCTCTTTGGATTAGCTGTAGGCCTCATGCAGCTGTTCTCAAATTATAAAAAAGACTTAAAGCCACTTCTTAACACACTTGGCCTCTTCTTCCAAATAAGAGATGACTATGCCAACTTGCACTCCAAAGAATACAGTGAAAACAAGAGTTTTTGTGAAGACTTAACTGAGGGCAAGTTCTCATTCCCAACCATTCATGCAATTTGGTCAAGACCTGAAAGTACTCAGGTGCAAAACATTTTACGTCAAAGGACAGAGAacatagatataaaaaaatactgtgtacaTTACCTTGAAAATGTGGGTTCCTTTGAGTACACTCGGAATACATTGAAAGAGCTTGAATCTGAAGCCTATAAACAAATTGAGTCACTTGGGGGAAACCCTGAGCTTGTAGCACTCGTTCAACAGCTGAGCAAAATGttcaaagaaactgaaaattaa
- the GGPS1 gene encoding geranylgeranyl pyrophosphate synthase isoform X3, which yields MTLSRTDFGRSQVIIEVTEMLHNASLLVDDIEDNSKLRRGFPVAHSIYGIPSVINCANYVYFLGLEKVLTLDHPDAVKVFTRQLLELHKGQGLDIYWRDTYTCPTEAEYKAMVLQKTGGLFGLAVGLMQLFSNYKKDLKPLLNTLGLFFQIRDDYANLHSKEYSENKSFCEDLTEGKFSFPTIHAIWSRPESTQVQNILRQRTENIDIKKYCVHYLENVGSFEYTRNTLKELESEAYKQIESLGGNPELVALVQQLSKMFKETEN from the exons ATGACACTGTCAAGAACTGACTTCGGGAGGTCTCAG GTTATCATTGAAGTGACAGAGATGTTGCACAATGCAAGCCTACTTGTGGATGATATTGAAGATAACTCAAAGCTACGACGGGGCTTTCCAGTGGCACACAGTATCTATGGAATTCCGTCTGTAATCAACTGTGCTAATTATGTGTATTTCCTTGGCTTAGAGAAGGTTTTAACCCTTGATCATCCAGATGCTGTTAAAGTTTTTACACGTCAACTTCTGGAACTCCATAAAGGTCAAGGCTTGGATATTTACTGGAGGGATACTTATACCTGCCCTACAGAAGCTGAATATAAAGCTATGGTACTGCAAAAGACAGGTGGTCTCTTTGGATTAGCTGTAGGCCTCATGCAGCTGTTCTCAAATTATAAAAAAGACTTAAAGCCACTTCTTAACACACTTGGCCTCTTCTTCCAAATAAGAGATGACTATGCCAACTTGCACTCCAAAGAATACAGTGAAAACAAGAGTTTTTGTGAAGACTTAACTGAGGGCAAGTTCTCATTCCCAACCATTCATGCAATTTGGTCAAGACCTGAAAGTACTCAGGTGCAAAACATTTTACGTCAAAGGACAGAGAacatagatataaaaaaatactgtgtacaTTACCTTGAAAATGTGGGTTCCTTTGAGTACACTCGGAATACATTGAAAGAGCTTGAATCTGAAGCCTATAAACAAATTGAGTCACTTGGGGGAAACCCTGAGCTTGTAGCACTCGTTCAACAGCTGAGCAAAATGttcaaagaaactgaaaattaa
- the GGPS1 gene encoding geranylgeranyl pyrophosphate synthase isoform X2 — MGWMKHLKESWSHTSIYYNYQVIIEVTEMLHNASLLVDDIEDNSKLRRGFPVAHSIYGIPSVINCANYVYFLGLEKVLTLDHPDAVKVFTRQLLELHKGQGLDIYWRDTYTCPTEAEYKAMVLQKTGGLFGLAVGLMQLFSNYKKDLKPLLNTLGLFFQIRDDYANLHSKEYSENKSFCEDLTEGKFSFPTIHAIWSRPESTQVQNILRQRTENIDIKKYCVHYLENVGSFEYTRNTLKELESEAYKQIESLGGNPELVALVQQLSKMFKETEN; from the coding sequence GTTATCATTGAAGTGACAGAGATGTTGCACAATGCAAGCCTACTTGTGGATGATATTGAAGATAACTCAAAGCTACGACGGGGCTTTCCAGTGGCACACAGTATCTATGGAATTCCGTCTGTAATCAACTGTGCTAATTATGTGTATTTCCTTGGCTTAGAGAAGGTTTTAACCCTTGATCATCCAGATGCTGTTAAAGTTTTTACACGTCAACTTCTGGAACTCCATAAAGGTCAAGGCTTGGATATTTACTGGAGGGATACTTATACCTGCCCTACAGAAGCTGAATATAAAGCTATGGTACTGCAAAAGACAGGTGGTCTCTTTGGATTAGCTGTAGGCCTCATGCAGCTGTTCTCAAATTATAAAAAAGACTTAAAGCCACTTCTTAACACACTTGGCCTCTTCTTCCAAATAAGAGATGACTATGCCAACTTGCACTCCAAAGAATACAGTGAAAACAAGAGTTTTTGTGAAGACTTAACTGAGGGCAAGTTCTCATTCCCAACCATTCATGCAATTTGGTCAAGACCTGAAAGTACTCAGGTGCAAAACATTTTACGTCAAAGGACAGAGAacatagatataaaaaaatactgtgtacaTTACCTTGAAAATGTGGGTTCCTTTGAGTACACTCGGAATACATTGAAAGAGCTTGAATCTGAAGCCTATAAACAAATTGAGTCACTTGGGGGAAACCCTGAGCTTGTAGCACTCGTTCAACAGCTGAGCAAAATGttcaaagaaactgaaaattaa